In Tiliqua scincoides isolate rTilSci1 chromosome 1, rTilSci1.hap2, whole genome shotgun sequence, the following are encoded in one genomic region:
- the MBOAT2 gene encoding lysophospholipid acyltransferase 2, with protein sequence MIIIGVENMHKYCFVFALGYLTVCQISRVYIFDYGQYSADFSGPMMIITQKITSLAYEVHDGMFRKEEELTPSQRCLAVRRMPSLLEYLSYNCNFMGILAGPLCSYKDYITFIEGRSYQLTQSEANGKEEIKYEQTDPSPNTAVAQKLLVCGLSLFFHMTVSKTLPVEYNIDDHFRATASMPTRVIYLYLSLMAARPKYYFAWTLADAINNAAGFGFRGYDKNGVSCWDSISNLRILQIESSTSFKMFLDNWNIQTALWLKRVCYERASFSPTIQTFILSAIWHGVYPGYYLTFLTGVLMTLAARTIRKNIRHYFIDTPAIKLCYDIMTWMTTQVAISYTVVPFVLLSVKPSFMFYSSWNFCLHIACILVLLIFPVKRTQKENKERESIQPSWFKKREGNKSIMGHNSYSTINSFNQKREITCRNTATQQ encoded by the exons ataTTGTTTCGTTTTTGCTTTGGGATACCTCACTGTGTGCCAAATTTCTAGAGTCTATATCTTTGACTATGGACAATATTCTGCTGATTTTTCTGG CCCAATGATGATAATTACACAGAAAATTACAAGTTTGGCTTATGAAGTTCATGATG GAATGTTTCGAAAGGAGGAAGAATTGACACCATCACAGCGATGTTTAGCTGTGAG ACGCATGCCAAGTCTACTGGAGTATTTAAGTTACAACTGTAATTTCATGGGTATCCTGGCAGGCCCATTATGCTCTTATAAAGATTATATTACTTTCATTGAAGGCAGATCATACCAACTGACACAGTCTGAAGCAAATGGGAAAGAAGAGATAAAATATGAACAAACAGATCCTTCTCCAAAT ACAGCTGTGGCGCAGAAACTCTTAGTGTGTGGACTATCCTTATTTTTTCATATGACTGTTAGCAAAACTTTGCCTGTGGAATACAACATTGATGATCATTTCAGAGCAACAGCATCAATGCCTACAAGGGTTATCTACCTGTACCTGTCTCTTATGGCTGCCAGACCCAAATACTATTTTGCATGGACTTTAG CAGATGCAATTAACAATGCAGCTGGGTTTGGTTTTAGAGGCTATGATAAAAATGGAGTCTCCTGTTGGGATTCAATTTCAAATCTGAGAATTCTGCAGATAGAG TCTTCAACAAGTTTCAAGATGTTTCTTGATAACTGGAATATCCAGACAGCATTGTGGCTTAAAAG AGTATGCTATGAAAGAGCCTCCTTCAGTCCGACGATACAGACCTTTATCTTGTCAGCCATTTGGCATGGGGTATATCCAGGATATTATTTAACATTTCTAACAGGGGTACTAATGACACTTGCAGCACGAACT ATTAGGAAGAACATTAGACACTACTTTATTGATACTCCAGCCATTAAATTATGTTATGATATCATGACGTGGATGACGACTCAAGTAGCAATAAGTTATACAGTTGTACCATTTGTACTTCTCTCTGTAAAACCATCTTTCATGTTTTACAG CTCCTGGAATTTCTGCCTCCACATTGCCTGCATCTTAGTGTTGTTGATATTTCCAGTGAAAAGAactcaaaaagaaaataaagaacgAGAAAGCATCCAGCCCTCATGGTTCAAAAAGCGAGAAGGAAACAAAAGCATTATGGGACATAACAGTTATTCTACGATAAATAGTTTCAATCAGAAAAGAGAAATCACCTGCAGAAATACAGCAACGCAACAATGA